In a genomic window of Alphaproteobacteria bacterium:
- the hflK gene encoding FtsH protease activity modulator HflK, with the protein MGSFLPHGLQSTVLIIGSLLLAGWFLTGFYRVSADEQGVVQRFGKMVRTEQPGLRYHLPAPIEIVYTPKVTRVNKVEVGYRTENGDMDRSGKKEFGDESLMLTGDENIIDINFTVFWVVKDAGEFLFKIRDPQGTVKKAAESAMREVIGQTEIQPALTEARQQIELKTQQLLQEMLNNYSSGIEITQVQLQKVDPPSAVIDAFNDVQRARADKERLRNEAEAYQNSIVPVARGDAERILENAAAYKDQQMRLAEGDAKRFKSVLDAYQDSKSVTGDRLYYEAMETILQNTPKIIIDKSAQGAQGVVPYLPLNQLKNESAEATASPKQQ; encoded by the coding sequence ATGGGTTCTTTTCTCCCCCATGGCTTACAGAGCACTGTCTTGATTATTGGCAGCCTTTTGCTAGCTGGTTGGTTTTTAACTGGCTTCTATCGCGTTTCAGCTGATGAACAAGGCGTTGTGCAACGTTTTGGTAAAATGGTCCGCACAGAACAGCCAGGCCTTCGTTACCATCTCCCTGCCCCTATCGAAATTGTTTACACACCAAAGGTAACGCGCGTCAATAAAGTTGAGGTTGGGTACAGAACAGAAAATGGTGACATGGATCGCTCTGGTAAAAAAGAATTTGGCGATGAATCCCTCATGCTCACGGGTGATGAAAATATCATTGACATCAACTTCACTGTTTTCTGGGTTGTAAAAGATGCAGGTGAATTCTTATTCAAAATACGTGACCCACAAGGTACCGTCAAAAAAGCTGCTGAAAGTGCTATGCGTGAAGTCATTGGCCAAACAGAAATTCAACCAGCCTTGACAGAAGCACGTCAGCAAATTGAATTGAAAACGCAGCAACTCCTCCAAGAAATGCTGAATAACTACAGCTCAGGGATCGAAATTACGCAAGTGCAGCTTCAAAAAGTTGATCCGCCTTCCGCAGTTATTGATGCCTTCAACGATGTTCAACGTGCACGTGCCGATAAAGAACGTCTCAGAAATGAAGCAGAAGCCTATCAGAACTCAATTGTTCCCGTCGCACGCGGTGATGCTGAGCGCATTCTTGAAAACGCAGCCGCTTATAAAGATCAACAGATGCGTCTTGCTGAAGGTGATGCAAAGCGTTTTAAATCTGTGCTTGATGCTTATCAAGATAGTAAATCTGTGACAGGAGACAGGCTCTACTACGAAGCCATGGAAACAATCCTACAGAACACCCCTAAAATCATTATTGACAAGTCTGCCCAAGGTGCTCAGGGTGTTGTACCCTACCTCCCCTTGAATCAGCTTAAAAATGAATCTGCTGAAGCGACCGCTTCACCAAAACAACAATAA